A stretch of the Arthrobacter stackebrandtii genome encodes the following:
- the galE gene encoding UDP-glucose 4-epimerase GalE, with translation MKVLVTGGAGYIGSHMVLCLLEAGHDVVVLDNLLNSSAESLRRVEELTGRHPEFVELDLLDAAGVDALFASSGFDSVIHFAGLKAVGESVAKPLWYYQNNIVGTLNLLASMDRHGVRSLVFSSSATVYGASEEVPLIEKMPLDATNPYGRTKEQIEDILTDLGAADPTWRIALLRYFNPVGAHESGRIGEDPTGVPNNLLPFVAQVAVGRREKVMVFGNDYPTPDGTGVRDYIHVMDLAAGHLAALQYLSDHEGVFRWNLGTGNGSSVLEVIQAFGEAAGKPVPFEFAPRRPGDAAVSYADPSSALADLGWSAHRNLAQMCADHWRWQKDNPNGYAQP, from the coding sequence ATGAAAGTACTTGTCACCGGCGGCGCCGGCTACATCGGCTCGCACATGGTCCTTTGCCTGCTCGAGGCCGGGCACGACGTTGTGGTGCTCGACAACCTCCTGAACTCCTCGGCCGAGTCGCTGCGCCGGGTGGAGGAACTGACGGGGCGCCACCCGGAATTTGTGGAACTGGACCTGCTCGACGCTGCAGGCGTGGATGCGCTGTTTGCCTCCTCGGGCTTTGACTCGGTCATCCACTTTGCCGGTCTGAAGGCCGTGGGCGAGTCCGTGGCCAAGCCGCTGTGGTACTACCAGAACAACATTGTGGGCACCCTGAACCTGCTGGCCTCCATGGACAGGCACGGCGTGCGCTCGCTCGTATTCAGTTCTTCTGCAACCGTCTACGGTGCCAGCGAGGAAGTTCCGCTGATCGAGAAGATGCCGCTGGACGCGACCAACCCCTATGGACGCACCAAGGAACAGATCGAGGACATCCTCACCGACCTTGGCGCAGCAGACCCCACCTGGCGGATCGCCCTGCTGCGCTACTTCAACCCGGTGGGCGCACACGAATCCGGACGCATCGGCGAAGACCCCACGGGCGTGCCCAACAACCTGCTGCCGTTCGTGGCCCAGGTTGCCGTTGGCCGCCGCGAAAAGGTCATGGTTTTCGGCAACGACTACCCCACGCCGGACGGCACGGGCGTGCGCGACTACATCCACGTCATGGACCTGGCAGCCGGGCACCTGGCCGCACTGCAGTACCTTTCCGACCATGAGGGCGTGTTCCGCTGGAACCTGGGCACCGGCAACGGCTCTTCCGTCCTGGAAGTCATCCAGGCGTTTGGCGAAGCCGCCGGCAAGCCTGTTCCGTTTGAGTTCGCGCCCCGCCGCCCCGGCGACGCCGCGGTCAGCTACGCCGATCCCTCCTCCGCACTGGCGGACTTGGGCTGGTCGGCCCACCGCAACCTGGCCCAGATGTGCGCCGACCACTGGCGCTGGCAGAAGGACAACCCGAACGGCTACGCGCAGCCCTGA
- a CDS encoding DUF6541 family protein, giving the protein MSWFETVPVILAAALVIFVPGAVLGRALGARGLAWLAASAPLTASLVAVGTIAAAAIELTWNPLVLGAFTVLASAAAWGVRTLVAARLAVVRGRTAESRLRTPDRPRPALLLAGLGGFCFSAATLGTNLARTFIAPENISNTYDNVHHLSAVRAVVESGNGSAFDVGSMIHNGPSSVYPFTWHNLVALTMELGNVASLPAAVNSANIVIGAMVWTLGCMFLATRVAGTRPAVLLVAGVLAGGFGAFPFLALGWGVLYPNFLAIALLPTFVGLVADVLKLSPKPRVGTALGVVLLVLGAPGLALSHPNIVMTLAAFTVPMLLFWLVRLFAARRHPWQATAAASAGVALYLVVFVVAWDRIRPSSAGSHWPPTLTFSDAVGEALAVAPHGVPAFWPVFLLILSGLAAVCVQWRRIWAAGIFFVAALFFVVVASFPEAALRNAITGVFFNDSNRLAALLPVAALPIMAAGAVWLWDLAVKLIPAGALDVKPRAMVLGAVGGIAALLLGLAMQNNSLQAVVASTGDQYYASTPESWLLSSDEAALLKRAPEHIPAGAMTIGHPANGGSLIYALDNYPTVVPSLSSAQSPEIQLIWTSLPQLNDDPAVCEAVRKLDAYYYLDFGSGRQVSDMRMTIPSSEDLAATPGLTLLDEQGAARLYRIDACG; this is encoded by the coding sequence ATGAGTTGGTTTGAAACAGTGCCGGTCATCCTGGCCGCCGCATTGGTCATTTTTGTGCCCGGTGCCGTCCTGGGCCGGGCGCTCGGTGCCCGGGGGCTGGCCTGGCTGGCGGCATCGGCACCCCTGACGGCCAGCCTCGTGGCGGTGGGCACCATCGCGGCGGCGGCCATCGAACTGACGTGGAACCCGCTGGTGCTGGGCGCGTTCACCGTGCTTGCATCCGCTGCAGCCTGGGGCGTGCGGACGCTGGTTGCCGCGCGCCTCGCCGTCGTCCGCGGCCGCACGGCTGAATCCAGGCTGCGCACACCGGACCGGCCCAGGCCGGCCCTGCTGCTGGCGGGACTGGGCGGCTTCTGCTTTTCCGCAGCCACGCTCGGGACCAACCTTGCCAGGACGTTTATTGCGCCGGAGAACATCTCCAACACCTACGACAACGTCCACCACCTGAGTGCCGTCCGCGCCGTCGTGGAATCCGGGAACGGATCGGCCTTTGACGTCGGTTCCATGATCCACAACGGGCCTTCCTCCGTGTACCCGTTTACCTGGCACAATCTGGTGGCCCTGACCATGGAGCTGGGCAATGTCGCGTCGCTGCCGGCAGCCGTCAACAGCGCCAACATTGTCATCGGCGCCATGGTGTGGACCTTGGGGTGCATGTTCCTGGCCACCCGGGTGGCAGGCACCCGCCCGGCAGTCCTGCTGGTGGCGGGCGTGCTGGCCGGAGGGTTCGGGGCGTTCCCCTTCCTGGCCCTTGGCTGGGGAGTGCTGTACCCGAACTTCCTGGCGATCGCGCTGCTTCCCACTTTTGTGGGGCTGGTTGCCGACGTCCTGAAGCTCTCCCCGAAACCCAGGGTTGGAACCGCCCTCGGCGTCGTGCTGCTGGTTCTCGGTGCGCCGGGGCTGGCACTTTCCCACCCCAACATCGTCATGACGCTGGCTGCCTTCACTGTCCCCATGCTCCTGTTCTGGCTGGTGCGGCTCTTTGCCGCCCGTCGGCACCCGTGGCAGGCAACCGCTGCTGCTTCGGCCGGAGTGGCCCTGTACCTTGTTGTGTTTGTCGTCGCCTGGGACAGAATTCGCCCCAGCTCGGCAGGATCGCACTGGCCGCCAACGCTCACCTTTTCCGACGCCGTCGGGGAAGCGCTGGCCGTTGCCCCCCACGGGGTGCCGGCCTTCTGGCCCGTGTTCCTTCTGATTTTGTCCGGCCTTGCAGCGGTGTGTGTCCAATGGCGCCGGATCTGGGCTGCGGGGATCTTTTTCGTGGCGGCCTTGTTCTTTGTTGTGGTGGCAAGTTTCCCCGAGGCTGCCCTGCGCAATGCCATAACTGGAGTGTTTTTCAACGACAGCAACAGGCTGGCGGCGCTGCTGCCGGTTGCCGCCCTGCCGATCATGGCGGCCGGCGCCGTCTGGCTCTGGGACCTGGCCGTGAAGCTCATTCCGGCAGGAGCCCTGGATGTGAAGCCCCGTGCCATGGTGCTTGGTGCGGTGGGCGGCATTGCCGCACTGTTGCTGGGACTGGCCATGCAGAACAATTCGCTGCAGGCCGTGGTGGCGTCGACCGGCGACCAGTACTACGCCTCAACACCGGAGTCATGGCTGCTTTCCAGCGATGAAGCAGCCCTGCTCAAGCGCGCACCCGAGCACATCCCCGCAGGGGCCATGACGATTGGACACCCGGCAAACGGGGGCTCGCTCATCTATGCCCTCGACAACTACCCCACCGTGGTGCCGTCGCTGTCTTCCGCGCAAAGCCCCGAGATCCAACTGATCTGGACCAGCCTGCCGCAGCTAAACGATGACCCGGCCGTGTGCGAGGCCGTCCGCAAGCTGGACGCCTACTACTACCTGGATTTTGGCAGCGGCCGCCAGGTCAGTGACATGCGCATGACCATCCCCAGCTCGGAAGACCTCGCAGCAACCCCCGGCCTGACCCTCCTCGACGAGCAGGGTGCGGCACGTCTCTACCGGATCGATGCGTGCGGGTAG
- a CDS encoding nucleotide sugar dehydrogenase, translated as MKIAVIALGKIGLPLAVQFASKGHDVVGVDVNQAVVDLVNAGTEPFPGEAHLQEKLAELIPAGKLRATTDYADAVPGADAVVLVVPLFVDKDANPDFGWMDTATAELARHLTPNTLVAYETTLPVGTTRTRWKPALEAGSGLVEGKDFHLVFSPERVLTGRVFEDLRKYPKLVGGLSDAGAAKAVEFYEAVLDFDERPDLNRPNGVWDLGSAEASELAKLAETTYRDVNIGLANQFARFAAKTGIDIYQVIAASNSQPFSHIHQPGIAVGGHCIPVYPRLYLWNDPDATVVRAARAANADMPDYTIGLLEGAFGDLTGARVVVLGAAYRGGVKETAFSGVFDAVEAITRRGGTALVHDPMYTDAELAKLGFAAYHLGEPVDAAVVQADHAEYRELGPADLPGITTFIDGRRVSSAGKWPGVTYRVIGKA; from the coding sequence GTGAAGATTGCAGTTATTGCACTCGGCAAGATCGGCCTGCCACTGGCTGTCCAGTTCGCATCCAAGGGCCACGACGTGGTGGGCGTTGACGTCAACCAGGCCGTGGTGGACCTGGTCAACGCCGGCACCGAGCCCTTCCCCGGTGAGGCGCACCTGCAGGAAAAGCTCGCCGAACTGATCCCCGCCGGCAAGCTGCGTGCCACCACCGACTATGCCGACGCCGTCCCCGGTGCCGATGCGGTGGTCCTCGTTGTGCCGTTGTTTGTTGACAAAGATGCGAACCCGGACTTCGGCTGGATGGACACCGCCACGGCCGAGCTGGCCCGCCACCTGACCCCCAACACCCTCGTTGCCTACGAGACCACCCTGCCCGTCGGCACCACCCGGACCCGCTGGAAGCCTGCCCTGGAAGCCGGCTCCGGCCTGGTCGAGGGCAAGGACTTCCATTTGGTCTTCTCCCCGGAGCGGGTGCTGACCGGGCGTGTTTTTGAGGACCTGCGCAAGTACCCCAAGCTGGTGGGCGGCCTGTCCGACGCCGGTGCCGCCAAGGCTGTCGAGTTCTACGAGGCGGTGCTCGACTTCGATGAGCGCCCCGACCTGAACCGCCCCAACGGCGTCTGGGACCTGGGCTCCGCCGAGGCCTCCGAGCTCGCCAAGCTGGCCGAGACCACCTACCGGGACGTCAACATCGGCCTGGCCAACCAGTTCGCCCGCTTCGCCGCCAAGACCGGCATTGACATCTACCAGGTCATTGCCGCCTCCAACTCGCAACCCTTCAGCCACATCCACCAGCCGGGCATTGCCGTCGGCGGGCACTGCATCCCCGTCTACCCGCGCCTTTACCTGTGGAACGACCCCGACGCCACCGTGGTCCGGGCCGCCCGCGCCGCCAACGCCGACATGCCCGACTACACGATAGGCCTGCTGGAAGGTGCCTTCGGCGACCTCACCGGGGCACGCGTCGTCGTGCTGGGCGCCGCCTACCGCGGAGGGGTCAAGGAGACGGCGTTCTCCGGCGTGTTCGACGCCGTCGAGGCCATCACCCGCCGCGGCGGCACCGCCCTGGTGCACGACCCCATGTACACGGACGCTGAACTGGCCAAGCTGGGTTTCGCCGCCTACCACCTGGGCGAGCCGGTGGATGCCGCCGTGGTCCAGGCCGACCACGCCGAATACCGCGAGCTGGGCCCGGCCGACCTGCCGGGCATCACAACGTTTATCGACGGACGCCGGGTAAGCTCGGCAGGGAAGTGGCCCGGCGTCACCTACCGCGTCATTGGCAAGGCCTAG
- a CDS encoding acyltransferase codes for MSYIAPSADVAEAATLGEGTKVWHLAQVREDAVLGENCIVGRGAYVGTGVKIGDNTKIQNYALVYEPAVLGHGVFIGPAVVLTNDTYPRAVSPDGSLKSAHDWTPVGVTIEDGASIGARAVCIAPLTIGRWATIAAGSVVTKDVPAFALMAGVPARRLGWVGRAGFPLKEEGGVWVCPETGAQYIEETNSLNETSLTEADTNHAEDNA; via the coding sequence ATGAGTTACATTGCCCCCAGCGCCGACGTCGCCGAGGCGGCCACACTCGGCGAAGGCACCAAGGTGTGGCACCTTGCCCAGGTCCGTGAGGACGCGGTGCTTGGCGAGAACTGCATCGTGGGCCGCGGTGCGTACGTCGGCACCGGCGTCAAGATTGGCGACAACACCAAGATCCAGAACTACGCGCTCGTGTACGAGCCGGCGGTGCTGGGGCACGGCGTCTTCATCGGCCCGGCAGTGGTGCTGACCAACGACACCTACCCCCGCGCCGTCAGCCCGGACGGCTCACTCAAGAGCGCCCACGACTGGACCCCGGTGGGTGTCACCATTGAGGACGGCGCCTCCATCGGGGCACGGGCCGTGTGCATCGCCCCGCTGACCATCGGCCGCTGGGCCACGATCGCCGCGGGCTCCGTGGTGACGAAGGATGTCCCCGCGTTCGCCCTCATGGCTGGCGTCCCCGCTCGGCGGCTCGGTTGGGTGGGCAGGGCCGGCTTCCCGCTGAAGGAAGAGGGCGGCGTCTGGGTGTGCCCGGAAACCGGGGCACAGTACATTGAAGAAACAAACTCCCTGAACGAGACCTCCCTGACTGAGGCCGACACGAACCACGCAGAGGACAACGCATGA
- a CDS encoding DegT/DnrJ/EryC1/StrS family aminotransferase yields the protein MSQDFIPAAKPIIGAEERAAVDAVMASGMLAQGPEVAAFEKEFSQVMVDGRSSVAVNSGTSGLHLGLLASGVGPGDEVIVPSFTFAATGNSVALTGATPVFADIELDYYTLDVSHVESLITDKTKGIMPVHLYGHPFAADAFTALAEKHGIDLYEDAAQAHGAAVNGKKVGTFGKFGMFSLYPTKNMTSGEGGMVTTADATVERNLRLLRNQGMEKQYENELVGFNNRMTDLHAAIGRVQLTKVEAWTAQRQKNAAFLSANLEGVGTPKVAPGAEHVYHQYTVRVSEGRDELHERLRSEFNIGSGVYYPVPNHRLPSFNRTEDLPNTEIAAREVLSLPVHPSLTQGDLERIVTAVNTIVKAGA from the coding sequence ATGAGCCAGGACTTCATCCCCGCAGCAAAACCGATCATCGGCGCGGAGGAGCGGGCAGCGGTCGACGCCGTCATGGCCTCCGGCATGCTGGCCCAGGGCCCCGAGGTGGCCGCCTTTGAGAAGGAATTCTCCCAGGTGATGGTGGACGGGCGCTCGTCCGTCGCTGTGAACTCCGGCACCTCCGGTCTCCACCTGGGCCTGCTGGCCTCGGGCGTCGGCCCCGGCGACGAGGTCATCGTCCCCTCCTTCACCTTTGCCGCAACCGGCAACTCCGTTGCCCTGACCGGCGCCACGCCGGTGTTCGCCGACATCGAGCTGGACTACTACACACTCGATGTTTCCCATGTGGAATCGCTCATCACGGACAAGACCAAGGGCATCATGCCGGTGCATCTCTACGGGCACCCCTTTGCCGCCGACGCATTCACGGCGCTGGCCGAAAAGCACGGGATCGACCTCTACGAGGACGCAGCCCAGGCACACGGTGCCGCCGTCAACGGCAAGAAGGTGGGCACCTTCGGCAAATTCGGCATGTTCAGCCTGTACCCCACGAAGAACATGACCTCCGGCGAGGGTGGCATGGTCACCACCGCGGACGCCACGGTTGAGCGCAACCTCCGCCTGCTCCGCAACCAGGGCATGGAGAAGCAGTACGAGAACGAGCTGGTGGGCTTCAACAACCGCATGACGGACCTGCACGCAGCCATCGGCCGCGTCCAGCTGACCAAGGTGGAAGCATGGACGGCGCAGCGCCAGAAAAACGCCGCATTCCTTTCTGCCAACCTTGAAGGGGTGGGCACGCCGAAGGTGGCGCCCGGCGCAGAGCACGTCTACCACCAGTACACGGTCCGCGTCTCCGAGGGCCGCGACGAACTGCACGAGCGCCTGCGCTCCGAGTTCAACATTGGCTCCGGCGTGTACTACCCCGTCCCCAACCACCGCCTGCCGTCCTTCAACCGCACCGAGGACCTGCCCAACACCGAAATCGCGGCCAGGGAAGTTCTCTCCCTGCCCGTGCACCCGTCGCTGACGCAGGGCGACCTTGAACGCATCGTGACCGCCGTCAACACCATCGTCAAGGCAGGTGCCTGA
- a CDS encoding Gfo/Idh/MocA family protein — protein sequence MANLRVGLIGLGMMGRHHARVIREVEGVDLVAVADAYGDPHGVAKDLPVLRNVEELIAAGIDMAVAAVPTGMHEEVGLALAEAGVHTLVEKPIAASTEAGKRLLAAFTAKGLVGAVGHIERFNPALQSLRKRIADGELGEVYQIATRRQGPFPSRIADVGVVKDLGTHDIDLTAWLAQSHYESIFAQTTTRSGRPHEDMVSATGKLDNGIITNHLVNWLSPMKERLTVVTGEKGAFVADTVTADLTFYENGTVATEWDSIGAFRGVSEGNVTRLAIAKPEPLRTEHEAFRDAVLGLRSDVVTMAEGLETLVVAEAVLESARTGQSVRITV from the coding sequence ATGGCGAACCTGCGCGTGGGCCTGATTGGCCTGGGCATGATGGGGCGCCACCACGCCCGCGTCATCCGCGAAGTTGAGGGCGTCGACCTGGTGGCCGTCGCCGATGCCTACGGCGACCCGCACGGCGTCGCCAAGGACCTGCCGGTCCTGCGCAACGTCGAAGAGCTCATCGCTGCCGGCATCGACATGGCCGTCGCGGCCGTGCCCACCGGCATGCACGAGGAAGTGGGACTGGCCCTTGCAGAGGCCGGTGTCCACACGCTCGTTGAGAAGCCCATTGCCGCGAGCACGGAAGCCGGCAAGCGGCTCCTGGCCGCCTTCACTGCGAAGGGCCTCGTCGGCGCCGTCGGACACATTGAGCGCTTCAACCCGGCGCTGCAGTCGCTGCGCAAGCGCATCGCCGACGGCGAGCTCGGCGAGGTCTACCAGATCGCCACACGGCGGCAGGGCCCGTTCCCGTCCCGCATCGCCGACGTCGGTGTGGTCAAGGACCTTGGCACGCACGACATCGACCTGACGGCGTGGCTGGCGCAGAGCCACTACGAATCCATCTTTGCCCAGACCACCACGCGCAGCGGACGCCCCCACGAGGACATGGTCTCCGCCACTGGCAAGCTGGACAACGGCATCATCACCAACCACCTGGTGAACTGGCTGTCCCCGATGAAGGAACGCCTCACCGTGGTGACGGGCGAAAAGGGCGCCTTCGTGGCCGACACCGTAACGGCCGACCTGACGTTCTACGAAAACGGCACGGTGGCCACCGAGTGGGACTCGATCGGCGCGTTCCGGGGCGTGTCGGAGGGCAATGTGACCCGGTTGGCCATCGCCAAGCCGGAACCGCTGCGCACCGAGCACGAGGCATTCCGCGACGCGGTCCTGGGGCTGCGCAGCGATGTCGTCACCATGGCCGAGGGCCTGGAGACGCTGGTTGTCGCCGAGGCCGTGCTGGAGTCCGCCCGCACTGGCCAAAGCGTGAGGATCACCGTTTAG
- a CDS encoding glycosyltransferase, whose product MATKVTVVSRLYAPEVGAASFRLKALVDGLGAAGARVNVVTTKAPAGSKPFKPSYKISRWPVLRDAGGNVRGYVQYLSFDIPMFFRILLGPRPDVFVVEPPPTSGFVVKTVAWLRRVPYVYFSADVSSSAARGIGVNPAVVKVLTAVERSILSSASAVLAVSDGVEREIGQLTGNTARVVNVGTGVDTAAFSYEGPKEPAEGRYFVYAGTMSEIQGAGVFVDAFKEIAAEYPDVQLMMFGQGVELQELKASAAPLSGRVRFLPPAQGTEIARWHRGAAANLASVRPGRGYDFAFATKALAGLSAGAPAVYAGVGPLAEIIREHRLGIACEWDAVSVADAMRTMLERPFDGDRRKQLSEWVEENYSLNAVGAAGAEAVLLAAAQG is encoded by the coding sequence GTGGCCACAAAGGTAACCGTCGTATCCCGCCTCTATGCGCCTGAGGTGGGAGCGGCATCCTTCCGGCTCAAGGCCCTTGTCGACGGCCTCGGGGCCGCGGGTGCCAGGGTAAACGTTGTCACCACGAAGGCCCCCGCAGGGTCGAAGCCCTTCAAACCAAGCTACAAGATCAGCCGCTGGCCTGTCCTGCGGGATGCCGGTGGCAATGTCCGGGGCTACGTGCAGTACCTGAGCTTTGACATCCCCATGTTCTTTCGAATCCTCCTTGGTCCACGTCCCGACGTCTTTGTCGTTGAGCCGCCTCCGACCAGCGGGTTCGTCGTAAAGACGGTTGCATGGCTCCGCAGGGTCCCGTATGTCTACTTTTCTGCGGATGTCTCCTCGAGCGCTGCCCGCGGAATTGGCGTCAACCCGGCTGTGGTGAAGGTGCTCACTGCCGTGGAACGGTCCATCCTCAGTTCAGCCTCGGCTGTATTGGCCGTGTCGGACGGGGTGGAACGGGAGATTGGCCAGCTGACCGGGAACACGGCACGTGTGGTCAACGTGGGCACCGGTGTGGACACGGCCGCGTTTTCCTACGAGGGGCCCAAGGAGCCGGCGGAGGGCCGGTACTTTGTCTATGCCGGAACGATGTCGGAAATCCAGGGGGCCGGTGTCTTCGTCGATGCTTTCAAGGAAATTGCGGCGGAATACCCGGACGTGCAGCTCATGATGTTTGGTCAGGGCGTCGAGTTGCAAGAGCTGAAGGCCAGCGCAGCGCCGCTGTCCGGCCGGGTTCGCTTCCTGCCGCCCGCACAGGGGACGGAAATCGCGCGGTGGCACCGTGGTGCGGCTGCGAACCTCGCTTCAGTGCGTCCCGGTCGCGGCTACGACTTTGCATTTGCCACGAAGGCACTGGCCGGCCTCTCGGCCGGAGCCCCTGCCGTCTATGCGGGCGTTGGTCCGCTGGCAGAGATCATCAGGGAACACAGACTGGGGATCGCCTGCGAGTGGGACGCCGTATCCGTTGCCGACGCAATGAGGACAATGCTGGAACGTCCATTCGACGGGGATCGCCGCAAACAGCTCTCCGAGTGGGTTGAAGAAAACTACTCATTGAATGCCGTGGGCGCGGCTGGTGCCGAGGCCGTTCTATTGGCGGCAGCTCAAGGCTGA
- a CDS encoding sensor histidine kinase: MLLGPLFVGALLTLVYDKIEAAARVEKQLRLEVQQAQRKLLAQERTEGASDERERVSREIHDTVTQGLASNILLLEAAQQAWPRPEGRDAVRAASSALRRNLADTRTLVHQLTAPEADDLSLPEMILAAAPYVSGWDGTTVKEQVRLIAWGENQETSNNV; encoded by the coding sequence ATGCTGTTGGGCCCCCTCTTTGTGGGTGCTCTGCTGACCTTGGTTTATGACAAGATTGAGGCAGCCGCACGCGTTGAAAAGCAACTGAGGCTTGAGGTGCAACAGGCACAACGGAAGTTGCTGGCGCAGGAAAGGACAGAAGGAGCTTCGGACGAACGCGAGCGTGTATCGCGCGAAATCCATGACACGGTCACCCAGGGGCTGGCCTCGAACATCCTCCTGCTCGAAGCTGCACAACAGGCATGGCCGCGCCCTGAGGGGCGCGATGCGGTACGGGCCGCCAGCTCAGCACTTCGTAGAAACCTAGCTGATACCAGAACCCTAGTTCACCAACTCACTGCACCGGAAGCCGACGATTTGTCCCTTCCAGAGATGATTCTCGCGGCAGCCCCCTACGTGTCAGGCTGGGACGGTACCACGGTGAAAGAGCAAGTCCGTTTGATCGCGTGGGGCGAGAACCAGGAAACCAGTAATAATGTCTAG
- a CDS encoding IS110 family transposase translates to MTALSIVSHCHPFVVGVDTHARNHVYAILDATNGALLDTQSFPTTAAGINRAIKWVARRTNADADTLWVIEGAASYGAILAGTVAAHGFPVTEAPRMDAKKNRGVGKTDALDAHRMGMAVLSLPVEKLRCPRLNEGIRQGLRILVTARESMTKGRTRSINALNALVRSNNLGIDARRKLTPVQIEEISRWRERVEELALSIARSEAVRLAKHILDLGEQLESNEQKLDELVKVSEAAPLLEEKGFQAVAAAKCLVAWSHEGRVRSEAAFSCLAGVNPIPASSGNTVRHRLNRGGDRRLNSALHMAAITRMTYDSETCDYVEKRRAEGKTDKEIRRCIKRYLARRVFRILTAAAQATKVQEAA, encoded by the coding sequence GTGACCGCTCTGTCTATCGTCTCTCATTGCCACCCATTTGTCGTGGGTGTCGACACTCACGCACGCAACCACGTCTACGCCATCCTTGACGCCACCAATGGCGCACTGCTGGATACGCAGTCTTTCCCGACTACCGCGGCCGGTATCAACCGCGCCATCAAATGGGTCGCACGCCGCACCAACGCCGACGCCGATACCCTCTGGGTTATCGAGGGAGCCGCGTCCTACGGAGCGATCCTCGCCGGTACCGTAGCCGCCCATGGATTCCCCGTTACCGAGGCTCCTCGTATGGATGCCAAGAAGAACCGCGGTGTCGGTAAAACCGATGCCTTGGACGCCCACCGGATGGGCATGGCCGTGCTGTCGTTGCCGGTCGAGAAACTGCGCTGCCCCCGCTTGAATGAAGGGATCCGCCAAGGCTTGCGGATCCTGGTCACCGCCCGCGAGTCCATGACCAAGGGCCGTACCCGTTCGATCAACGCATTGAACGCTTTGGTACGAAGTAACAATCTCGGCATTGATGCCCGCAGGAAGCTCACCCCAGTCCAGATCGAGGAGATCTCACGCTGGCGTGAACGCGTGGAAGAACTGGCTTTGAGTATCGCCCGCTCCGAGGCGGTCCGCCTCGCCAAACACATCCTGGACCTCGGTGAGCAGTTGGAGTCCAACGAGCAAAAGCTGGACGAGCTGGTCAAGGTCAGCGAAGCCGCGCCCCTGCTTGAGGAGAAGGGATTCCAGGCGGTCGCCGCGGCGAAATGTCTGGTGGCGTGGTCGCACGAGGGACGGGTCCGTAGCGAGGCTGCCTTCTCCTGTCTGGCCGGCGTGAATCCCATCCCCGCATCGTCCGGGAACACCGTTCGGCATCGGCTGAACCGTGGAGGCGATAGAAGGCTCAACAGTGCTCTTCACATGGCCGCGATCACCAGGATGACCTACGACTCTGAAACCTGCGACTACGTCGAGAAACGACGTGCCGAAGGTAAGACCGACAAAGAAATCCGACGTTGCATCAAGCGCTATCTGGCCCGTCGGGTGTTCAGGATTCTGACTGCCGCGGCTCAGGCGACAAAGGTGCAGGAAGCGGCTTGA